The genomic window ctcctgtgtttgtttttattatcctTCCCTCCCAAGAgctttttcagacttttttttttccttaattgctTCTctcccatgaaattttaataccataGTTATAGAAATTTACTGTATATCTGTTTCTATACTGCAGGACCTTGTAAtggctaagattttttttttttttttttttttttttttttttttttttttttggcacttcCCCCTAAACCAGTTTTCCTCCATGGCAAATGCACGGGCTAGCGGAGCAAAtggagttaaaaagaaaaaaaaaaaaaatagtaatggttGAACATCCCAgttttggtggtttttgttttttttttttggctgcacATTACAAGGCTACATATAAATCTTACTAATGTTtggttttccctttttaaaaaaatctcacatctcccccccccccccccccccccccccccgccaaagccCCTGGTACCTATCCTGGTGCCGGTGCCCAGTCGGTTCACATAGCAGAGAAGCCAGAACAAACAGCCTAGTGACTTAGTTCTCCCAAGGCCAAGAGTCTGCAGTGCGGGGCCCCTGTCACCTGTTGACAACGCTCAGCCAGGAAAGGCAGGGCATCCAAGATCCAAGAGGAGCTGGCGCCATAGCCCCCGCCTGCCAGCAGACTCCCCATTGCAAGGTAGAATTGGGGAGGCTGCTTTCCTGGCTTTGCACGTGGACACGGCCTATTTTTATTCTATGAGCTTATTTTAGGGTAGGCAGGCTGCAAagtaacgggggggggggggggggggggtcagcgtGCACAGATGGCAGTGGTGCCTGTTAACGTGCGGGAAGGTTTGTGAACaacaaagggaaaggaaggtgTTGGGGGATCACGGAGAAAACTGGAAGGTAGTGGGAGACACGAACAGTAGGGAAGGAACAGAAGAGAAGATTTGGAGACAGGAGTCACAAAGCCCGTCCGTGTTAGAGCTACAAAGACTAGCACGCACAAATAAGGGGAGATTCAGGGACAAAGAGATTCAGGGGCAACTCCGTGGCCGTCTTCAAAAATCTGGTGGCAGCAGAGGCAGCGTCGGGAACAGCATTTTTAATAGCCAGGCACAGCGGTGGAGGGCCACCCTGGGGCTCGCAGCTTAGGTACCCTTAAGGTCACCTCTCCCTGGAGGGTCTCTACGGTCTCAATTCCATAGGTACAGGGGAGTTTTTGTACACGTGCCTCAGTGGCTTCAACCAAAATGAAAGATTTACAACCTAGGAAATGTCGTTTTATAGCTCAAATCCTAAATCTTGGATCTCAGTTCAGGGAGAGGCCCCGACTCTCACTGGCCAAGGACGGCGGCTAGCTGAAGACAAGTTTCTCCTCCCCCAGGAGAGAGCCGGTTGCTGAATACTCTGGCTTACGTTGCTGTCTCCATTAGAGTTCAAGAGGAGAATGCACCCTGGGAAATTGAGGCTCTGCGCTAACATGAGACCCACCACTCCCCTTAAATGCAGGTTACGGTGCCCAGATGCTCCCAGAGTGCCTGGAAGTTCCGCCATGATTTCCCGGAATTTTAAACAGAGCTCCCGCTAAAGCCAGATTTATCTTCTGGGATTCCCTCTTGCCCTTCTAGCCCCCACTTTTACCCCTTTCTTAGTCCCCTTCCCGGGGCACTGTtcgtcttttctcccctccacaTTCTCTGCTGCATCATCAGCTAGCCTGGAGAAGGAACCCACAGCCCAGTTCCAGCGACTGTCGAGAATGTGCGGGCCCACCGCGCTAGCACAGGCCGTCAGAGGACGGCCGTGTGCCTGGCCGCAGCAGAAATGGGTAACCCTTCCAGGTCGAGGGCTGCTGAGTTTAGCTAGCGAGCTGAATGAAGGGGTCTGAATTCCTGGGAGGAGACCCTCGGCCCCTGGGGCTGCAGCACGGGGTTTGTTAATCTGAGCGGATCGAGTGTCTCCCTAAGTCTGGTTCGGCCCATCTGTAATCTCAGCCGTGCACCTGCCCCTGACCTCCATCTGAGGCGTTTTCTCTCCGGCTGGCGTTTGCCTGAAACAGCCTGGTCACGCAGACCCTTCTGCAGACAGGAGGCTGCTGCCTCCACCGGCCGAGGCTGGCAGAGGAGATGCTAGAATGGAGAAACATGAGCAGGGCAGGTCTTAACTGAACGGTGATCAAGCCAACAGCTTCAAAGTCTTCTCGCACTCAGAAAACAATGGTCACCGGGAGGTGGACCAACAGAACAGTTGCCGGAATCCTCCTGCCCAGGTTCTCTCTCCTTTTGGCGTTTGCTTTTTCCTCCCAGCTGGTGAAAAGATTCTCCTTTTCTGCGTTCCAAAGACATCCAGGGACAGACAGCAATGACGGGAGTGGTCTGCAGAGAGTGCTCTTCTGCAGACGGCCCCCACCCCAAACGCTAGGCTAGGAGGAAATaccactgccaaaaaaaaaaaaaggatcattttGCCTGGTTTCTGCTCCTTTCCCTCTCGACcacctccttctctgcctgctttgctttctctttcttggatacgGGGATGAAATGAGAAAGTGGACAGGCAGCTACTTAAACTTTGGATGCGCCTTGTGCTTTTGGCAACGACTAAGAATCCCCGAATGTAAGCGTACTAACGGCCATCTGCGGAGTGTGACGTGTGCTGGTGCAGGTGTCAATATAGCAGGAAGATGGGAGTTTGGGAAGCCCAGGGCGCCACACGGGGTCACCGAGGCAGGGGGCCATGTCCCTACAGATGGCGACGGTGCTGTTCAGAGAGCCAAGAGTGAAGAAATACCTTCTTTCCGCAGAGGGTTACTCGCTCACAAAGAGCCGAGCCTACCTGAGGGACCTGGGCCTTTTGGTGAACGGGCGGACTTTCCTCAGAAATGCGGGTTAACTGAAACATAAGCAGTGTTTCCTCTCTTGACTCGTGGAGTGTAGACAatctatattctttttaagtagCAGTTTTAAGGATCTTTTTAAGGATACGCAGTTTCCCACGGACCTTCACCTGGACTTGACAGCCCGCCCTTTCCTTCTCTGATGGATACACCCGTCTCACTGCACGCCTTTGCTCCCGCTCGCTCCTTGTGGGGACAGGGCCCAGACCCTGGCACACAGTTTTTGCCCTTGACCCCAGCACCCCCTTCTCTGGGGCACCCTGTGACTAGCCTATCTTGCCTTCCTCTTCGTCATCGGTGTGAACTCATTCACTGACCTTCCTTCCTTGTTCCTGCTTATTCCTACGAGATACAGACCCCTTTCTCTGATAGAAATCCATCCAGAATTGGCACTGTGGCCTAGGCTACCCACTACCACCTGTCACTGGCCAATCTGCATCCAGGGCCAGGCCCCATTTCTGTCTTGAGCCAGAAAGCTCACCAGTCTAGAGTATGCTCACCAGacagcacctccccccccccccccccccgccgcccccagtCAACCCAGCAGCTAATCGCCCCCAGCTCTTACCCTAGCGGGGTCCTCAGGTCCCCGTGGCCAGGCCCGCCAGCTGCCGTTCGCGTCGGCCAGCTCCTCAAACATCTGGACGCACTTCTGAGGCGTCTCAAGTCCCACTGCTGATCTGTGATGCTTTCAGCTTTGAACCCCCTCAAGTGAGTGATTTGAGGTTTCAGATTCTGGTGGCCAGTCCCTacggaagaaaaaaattagtaagagtAGACAATAGGGAGCATCGCAGGTAAATAGCGTAATGTTTTCTCCCTGGTCCTAATTTACCTTTCAATTACAATGATTCCTACTCCGATCTGAGGGTCCTTTCTCAGCCTACAGCAGTGGTTTCATCCGGGGGCGATATTTTGCCTCCCAGAGGACATCTGGCAAAATCTAACAGATTTTTGGCTGCTACAACTAAGGggctgctactggcatctagtgggtagaggccagggatgctgctaacaCCCTACAGTGCCCAGGACAGTCCACAGCAGAGAATGGTCTGGCCCCGATGTCTACAGCACAGAGGCTAAGAAACCACAGTCCTGACTAGGTACATGGCTCTTCTTAGATCCTCCCCTCCcgtgtacccccccccccccccagccagtcCTTCCTAGCCCACTGCTCTCTCCTGAGGCAGCTTTTCTTCTCCTCTAGTGCGCTACTCCAGATTCTGTCACCAGATATATTCCTCCCCTTGAGGGTGGTATCTGACCCCGATTCCATATCCTAGAAGGATGGTTGTCACTTTGAACTTGAGGTCTCGTGCTTTCTTCGACACTTCAGGCCCACGCTCTTAATTAACAGGCCGTGAAAAACTCCACTGCGACTCCCATCCTTCCTTCACCTCTGCCGAGTCCAAACCCAAATTGGCTCTGCCACCATGCCACCCCTCCTCAAGATCCTCCCCACTTCCCTGTGTCACCTGTGTCCCACCGTCCAGGCGCCACACTTTGGCTTCTCTACCTTTTGTGCCTTGGGAGCACAGGAGATGCTCGAGGGCCCTTTGGGAGCTCTCTTGAGTCCCCTCATTCAGCCTTGCTGCTTCCTTCACTGCATGTGGGTCTCCCCACCTTAAAGGTCAAGGCCAGCTACGGCGTCCTTTGTGTCCTTTGTTCGCTCCGGTGGGACCATCCTCCACACTCCCTCCATCTTTACTAAAACTAAGCGCAAAGCCTCCCTTGCAGCACAATTGACATTCATCATCTCCATTTCCTACCAGAACAGCCTCGAGAGTGCTTGCTCTGAAACTTCCTGGTATCCTCAGAGAGATCTTATCTCATTCGTCCCTCTTTACTCCCACTGCGCCTCCAAGACTCTGCGCTGTGGCCTGTCCTCTTTACCCAGCTTCCCCCTTTTGCTCCTGATGGGCCCACACCTATCATTCcacccgtccccccccccccccccattggcaGCCAAGGGCCCTAGCCATCCACGGAGGCCCATTTGAAACGCCATTCTCCCCACCAACACTTTCgagtccccaccccccccccaccagtagaggtctttcctctcatttttatGTTGCTTATCCTTTAGGATGGAGTGTTGGTATCTACCCGGCCTTTATCCCCTCGGTGTATGGGCTCCCCAGGCAAAGAACCAAAGATACCAAAGAGAGTTGAACAAGGGGGGTCCCAGACGCCCCTGAGGATGTCAAACAAAGAGACCCTGTACCCATTCCTTGATGAATAGTGCTTTGGGGAAGGAAGGCCCAGAACGGGAGCAACCCGTCCCTTCGGGGCTCCAAACCCCAATGTCTACTGACCTTCTACTTCGGCAGGGCGCAGCATCCCTGGGGCCTCAACTCCTTTTCCGTCTGCGACTGCTCCTCTGCATCGGGGCAGTGAGCCCTCTCCCTCCTCAGGGTCCTGGCCCTCTACCTCCAGGCCCTGGACGTTTTCTTCCTTCTCGCCTGGTCTCAGCAGCGGTTCCCCCGGACGGGAGGGTTTGCCCACCGCCACCTGCGAGACCTAGGGTTGACCCCTGTCAGCCCCCAACCTTCCCTTCCAGCCTTTGTGACTTGTGGCATCAGGAAGAGTGACCCCACGGCGCCAGCCGGCCTCGAGGCGTCCCAGGCCTGGCCGCCATACGCCCGCCCACCAACCGCTTCCAACCACCCCAGCAGCACAACCTCTTAGGGCGTTCCAACGCGGCGCCCCCTATTGGACCTCCCATTCATATCCGGTTTCCGGTCGGACGCCCCCTGCTCATTCGCCAGGCAACCTTGATTGGCGTGACCCCAGCCCAATGGTTGACCCGGCACTGGGGTCGGAGGGGAGTGAGTGGACGGTCGCGACCCAGTTGGCCCATTCAGTTGGACGCCCAGAGGGTTGAGCCGTCGCTCACGGGGATAGTTGCACAAAGTTTGAGCCAAAGTTCAGTGTTGGCATTTCCAAGTGTGTAGACCCATGGAGCTGACCTGTCACGCCTTTGGGGGGCCCCACACGTTGCCCAGAGTCCGACTTGGTCAGCTTTCTCCCGCAGCACGGCCACGTGGGTGGTGGATGCGGGACGGTGGTGCGCCGTGGCTGTGGTCCCATCGTTCCAAGAGGGATGCGTTGGACTTAACGAGATTGGACCGTGCGTGGTTCTCCCGCCTGCGGCTCGTAGATACAGCCACCCAAGCGGTGTTCCCGCTCGCCGCCGCCCACCCCTCGTGAAACTCTTCCTGCCATCTCTCCCCCGCCCACACGCCAGGCGACCACCTGCCTCATGCCCAGCTGCCTTGCACCTAAAGGTAGCTGGCAGGTCCGTGTCACCCGCTGGCGAGACAGCCCTCATGCCCACGTCCCGGATCGTACGTGACCCGCAAGCAGCAACtcccgcctgccccccccccgccccccctccggCGGCTCAAATCCTTCCGCAGACACCAGACCCTAGACCCAGAGCAGTGCGCGTGCACGCGCCAAGCCCACCCCGCCGGTGCGGGTATTTACCCCAGCCGGCTCCAAACCCACACGAGCTTCGGCGACAGGAGCGCAGCCAGGCGACCGCTACACTTGTGGCCGGGCTTAATGCCGCGCCTCTGGGGGCTCTAGCAGTGGAAAAGTAAAGCGACTGCCCCGGGATACCCATAGCGAAAGGAGAAGGGCCGGAGGGGGGCTGGCGAGGGGCTGGCGAGGAACTGGGGCCGCGGACCGACCGACCCTGCAGCCGGCGCCCGCGGCCGAGAGCGGCACATCCCAGCCGCTGCTGCCGGCGCGGCACAGTGTGTATCTTTTGGTTCTGTGCGCACAGGGTTGTCCAGTCTCTGAGACCACGCTAAGCCAGCCGCAGGTCCCAACACAAATCCCGCTAACCCTTCCCCAGAACAGTAGGACCCCCGGAACTCTGAGGCCTGCACCGGATGGGGTCTCCGCGTGTGTcccgcgcccccccacccccgttccgTGCCGCGGCAACTACCGCTTAGAGGGTCTCCGTGGTGCGCGCCCAAGACCCTCTTATTCCCCTGCATCATCGTCCACATAATCGGGGGGGAAACCCTGCCTGCGCCACTCTAGACTACCGCAGGGACCCCCAGAGTGTGATGGGGATGGGGGACATTGAGTGTTTTTACAGGAGCCAGCCTGGGCAAACCGGCAAACAAACGCTGCAGAAGCGGTGGAAAGTACCCTAAGGCGTTTTAAAAACGAACTGTGGGCGCACACGCGGCAGCCCCTCGCCCCTCGCCTCTCTCCGCTCTGCCGGTGGGCTTACGACCACCTGTCGCATCCCCGCGCGCGCCCGTGCCCCCTTCCCACGCGCCCAAAGCCTCGTACTCCGGACTTGGAGCTCAAGATTGGAGGCTGCCCAGGTCTGGGGGCTGCGGCTCAGGGGTTCAGGGGTATCCTGGGGTGATGAAACCCTCCTGcggttcccccctcccccgaggAGAGTCATTTGGGTCTGGGAGGGAGGGTTTTCAGCTCCTGCGCTCAAGCAGCCCGGGCCCACGTCTTGCGTCACGTGTCCCGCAACGCaggagagctctctctctctctctctctggccaggGGATAAGAGAGGAGAAAGACTCCAAATCAGTCAGGGAGAGGAGTGGAAGGAGCCAAAACATCCCTGCGAGGCCTGCGCTCATCGGCCCCCTTACCCAAAGTCCGGGGCTGCCGGCGCCAGGATCCGGCTCCCGGAGCCGCCTTGGCATCGGGGCCGGCGTCCTCTGGTGGCAGAGAGCGAGCACTACGAGCGATTTTCGGACCGAATCGGCACGCTCCTCAGATCCAAGCAGGCGGGGCTGGcctggagcagagagacagaaagagagagagagaaagagagagagcggaggGGACAAAGGCAGGCCAAGAGGGGCGCCGAGGGGCAGCCTGAGGGGATAAAAAGTGGCCAGGAAGGAGCCAAAACTGCACCGGCAACAATAGACTTGCTTCCACTTTGGTCTTGGGTTTGAGGCCCTCAAGCCCCAGACCTCAAGAGGGTTGGAAAGTGAGGTTGGAGAACTTTCTAGCTGatactttgaattttttgaagatatttttttcacCCTAGTTCGGTTGGGTGCTCCGTCTCACGGGGCcccaagtttattttaagagTCCGCCACCGTGTTATGGGCATGCGCAACTGCCTCGACGGCAATAATATGTCAGGACAACGCGATATCCCCCTTGAACTCGGGGAACAGCCCGAGCAACCACCTTTGGAGGCCCCAGGGGCAGCTGCCCCCAGTCCTGGGCCTGGCGCAGCCGAAGAGATGGAGACCGAACCGCCTCACAGCGAGCCCGTCCCCCTCGAGATTGAAGGCGAGGCCTGTGGACCCCCCGAGGTCTCCGGACCCAACTGCCAGGACCTGGGCCAGGCCATCGAGGAAACCAGAGCCCTCGGAGGCTACAGCCCACCTCCTGAGGAAGCCATGCCCTTCGAGGTCGAGCAGCCCAGCCCAGGAGGCTTCTGGCCTACCCTGGAGCAGCCCGGAGACACCACTGGGGCCCATGCAGGCCCTGAGGTCTTCAGCCCAGCGGTCATGGAGCCCGGAGCCTTCGATGATGCCAGACCCGGCCTGGGAGGCTACAGCCCTCCACCTGAAGAAGCCATGCCCTTTGAGTTTGAGCAGCCTGCACAGGGAGGTTGCAGCCAGCCTCTCCTGCAGGTCTCAGACCTCGCTCCAGGAGGCCCAGGTGCAGGGGTCTTTAGCACTCCTCCCCAGGAGCCCGGAGCCCTTGAAGCAACCACAGGCTTCAGAGGAGACTGTAGTCCTCCCCCTGAGGAGGCTATGCCATTTGAGTTTGATGGAGCAGCCTTTGGGGACGACAGCCCACCCCCCGGGCTCCCCCGGGCTATCCCACAAATCGACGGCGGCAGCATCGGCCAGCCCGCGGCAGTCGCGGTCCCGAGTGCGGTCCTCCTCGCTCCCGCCGCGAACGAGCCCCCCCTCTGGGTCCCCGGCGCCATCGGCAGCCCATCCCGAGAGGCTGTCAGATCTCCTGCACACTTCGCGGGCGACAGCCCCCCGATGGAGATCTCCGGACCCCCGCTCGAGATTGGCAGCGCCCCCGTTGGGGTCGACGACGCTCCCGTCAACATGGACAGCCCCCCAATCGCGCTTGACGGCCCGCCCATCGAGGTCTCCGGAGCCCCAGttaagagagagcgagcagagggagagagacccccAGCTGAGGGAGAAGCAGCCGAGATGGAAGGAGGCTCAGCCGCCGCCTCTGCTGCAGGGAAAGGAAAAGTCCCCTCTCCCGGGGACGGAGCCCCAGCGGCCGGGGCCGACCCTGCTTCTCCAGCCGCCGGGGCAGCCCCAGCCGCCCCTGACGCTCCAGCCGCCGGGGCAGCCGCTGCCGCCCCTGCCGCTCCGGCCGCCGGGGCAGCTCCAGCCGCCAGGGCAGCTCCTGCCGCCCCTGCCGCTCCGGCCGCCGGGGCAGCTCCTGCCGCCCGGGCAGCCCCTGCCGCCCCTGCGTCTGGAGCCCGACCCAAGCTCCGCTTCCTCCGACCCCCCAGCCCCGAGATCCAGGCTGCCGATCCGCCTACTCCGCAGCCTACTCGCGCATTTGCCTGGCGGGGCAGGTCTGGCCGCGGCCGCGACGACGACGAGAGGTCGGTCAGCAGCGACGACGACCACAGCAGCGATGAATCCGACGATGGGACCTCCGGATGCCGCCGCTGGCTGCAGCCCCGGCGAAATCGCCGCCGCCGAAAGCCCCGGCGCAACTTGCTCCGCAAGTTCCTCCTGCAGGCCTTCGGGGGCTGCTTCGGCCGATCCGAGAGCCCCCAGCCCAAAGCCGCCCCCGGCCCCAAGGTCAAGAAGATTCCCCTGGCGGAGAAGCGCAGACAGATGCGCAAGGAAGCCCTGGAGAAGCGCGCCCAGAAGCGCGCAGAGAAGAAACGCAGCCAGCTCATCGACAAACAACTCCAGGAAGAAAAGATGGGGTACATGTGTACGCACCGCCTGCTGCTTCTAGGTAATGCGGCGGACTCTGCCCGCGGGGAGCAGGGCTGCCCGGTGGGGCTCGGGGCCTGGCTGCGGGAGGAGGGGGGTGTCCAGGCCGAGGCGGGAAGAGACTGCTAGAAAGTTCCAGCGAGGGGCCCGAACTTTGCCCTGGGAGCGGGAGGGGGCCTCGGCTGGGTGTGGGTGGTCGAAGTATGTGCCCTCCAGGGAGAAAAGTGGTGCCGAGCAACACTGAGGGTCGTTTCCGGCTGGACAAGCCAGCGCCAGCGACTGTAAGATGCCCCCGagtcctggggtgggggccggCAAGGAAGGCGGGGGCCTCAGGTGAGCCAGGAACTGCCGGGGAGGGGCCCCGGGGTCCCCCGGGCTGAGCCGGTTTGGGGCcgcgggcggggggaggggggctggggtcGTTGGGGAAAGGTGCGCCCCCGCCTCGCCTGGCCCTGCTGCTTGGACGCAGACAGCTTGTCGTTGGTGTCTGTTGGTGTCCATATTGTGTCCGCGTGTGCATGATATGCTCAAGTGTCCCCCAGTTCCCATCGCTGGCACCCCCAAATTACCCGCCGATCGTGTACTTGTACTGGGGAACGGGCTGTCTTGTGTTTTGCGCCATGGCGCGGGCAAAAACTTTCCGTGTTTGCACACACTCTGGAGGTACCTGAGCGCTGGCGCTCTGCGGCGGGCGGCGCGAAGAATGCGGAGGAGAAGGTGGTGGGGCATCTCGGGGAATGAGTTGGGCCCCTGGCGCGGGGGAGAGGGGGCCGCCTCTCGCCGGCCTCCATAACcttttttctgtgtgtctttctctcttttttccctttgcgcTAAGCGTTTCCTCACTTCTCATTCGTTCGCCAAACCCTCCCGCCTTTACGGTTGAAAAACCAGACACTCAGGTATCTGGGGCGTCGGGGGCGACACACATTAAGTTCGATATTCTGCACACACTCAGCtcacccggggtgggggggatggagggaggaggggg from Neofelis nebulosa isolate mNeoNeb1 chromosome 9, mNeoNeb1.pri, whole genome shotgun sequence includes these protein-coding regions:
- the LOC131486016 gene encoding uncharacterized protein LOC131486016 isoform X6 → MGPQPRRTTVPHPPPTWPCCGRKLTKSDSGQRVGPPKGVTGTGHQNLKPQITHLRGFKAESITDQQWDLRRLRSASRCLRSWPTRTAAGGPGHGDLRTPLGYMLSPTPWFLLSFLSIASVCRKSGDNTGPCANSPRPLQPGCTRPRRQISCAKSLFVLGCPRSLQQPCPR